In a single window of the Flavobacterium sp. W4I14 genome:
- a CDS encoding ADP-ribose pyrophosphatase (product_source=KO:K01515; cath_funfam=3.90.79.10; cog=COG0494; ko=KO:K01515; pfam=PF00293; superfamily=55811) — MEEINPWKTLESEVKYDNNWIRLTEHQVINPSGGKGIYGTVHFKNLAIGILPLDENYNTWLVGQYRYALNAYSWEIPEGGGPFHKASLESARRELLEETGMSARSWKEIQRMHLSNSVSDELSIIYVATGLIQGIAMPEETEQLVVKKLPFDEVYQMVLNGEITDSISVAAILKAKLMIMNGEL, encoded by the coding sequence ATGGAAGAGATCAACCCTTGGAAAACGCTAGAGAGCGAGGTAAAGTACGATAACAACTGGATCCGCTTAACCGAACATCAGGTAATTAACCCCTCTGGCGGAAAAGGAATTTATGGCACCGTTCACTTCAAAAACCTGGCGATCGGAATCCTCCCACTAGATGAAAATTACAATACCTGGTTGGTTGGTCAATATCGGTATGCCCTTAATGCCTACAGCTGGGAAATCCCAGAGGGAGGTGGTCCATTTCACAAAGCATCACTAGAAAGCGCCAGAAGGGAATTATTGGAAGAAACGGGAATGAGTGCCAGAAGCTGGAAAGAGATCCAAAGAATGCACTTGTCCAACTCTGTGAGCGATGAACTGAGCATAATCTATGTTGCCACTGGTTTAATTCAAGGTATCGCAATGCCAGAAGAAACGGAACAACTCGTGGTGAAAAAATTGCCCTTTGATGAGGTTTATCAAATGGTTTTGAACGGAGAGATTACCGACTCGATAAGCGTTGCCGCAATTTTAAAAGCAAAGCTGATGATAATGAATGGCGAATTGTAG
- a CDS encoding hypothetical protein (product_source=Hypo-rule applied), translated as MSSMGISLVEIVHSNFRSVGTFDYDLNLKYHAEYLYPIAYSICFCR; from the coding sequence ATGTCCAGTATGGGCATTTCCTTGGTAGAAATTGTACACAGCAATTTTCGTTCCGTAGGAACGTTTGATTATGATTTAAATTTAAAATACCATGCCGAATACCTATACCCAATTGCATATTCAATTTGTTTTTGCCGTTAA
- a CDS encoding putative transposase (product_source=KO:K07491; cath_funfam=3.30.70.1290; cog=COG1943; ko=KO:K07491; pfam=PF01797; smart=SM01321; superfamily=143422), which produces MPNTYTQLHIQFVFAVKFRASLIHKDWKERLLKYITGIFQANNHKMIQINCMPDHIHIFIGMRPHQSISSLIQNVKTESSKWINDQRFCKVKFAWQEGYAAFSYSKSHVQQVIQYIQNQEQHHKKETFLQEYTSFLKTFEIGYEEKYIFKEPE; this is translated from the coding sequence ATGCCGAATACCTATACCCAATTGCATATTCAATTTGTTTTTGCCGTTAAATTTCGCGCCTCATTAATTCATAAAGATTGGAAAGAAAGGCTTTTGAAATATATCACAGGGATATTTCAGGCAAATAACCATAAAATGATCCAGATCAATTGTATGCCAGATCATATTCACATCTTTATTGGTATGCGGCCACACCAATCCATTTCCAGCCTGATCCAGAATGTAAAAACAGAAAGTTCAAAATGGATTAACGATCAGAGATTTTGTAAAGTTAAATTTGCCTGGCAAGAAGGTTATGCCGCATTCTCTTATTCAAAAAGCCATGTTCAACAAGTTATTCAATACATCCAAAACCAGGAACAGCACCATAAAAAGGAGACCTTTTTACAAGAGTATACCAGTTTCTTAAAAACGTTTGAGATTGGATACGAAGAAAAATACATCTTCAAAGAACCAGAATAA
- a CDS encoding 1-acyl-sn-glycerol-3-phosphate acyltransferase (product_source=KO:K00655; cog=COG0204; ko=KO:K00655; pfam=PF01553; smart=SM00563; superfamily=69593; tigrfam=TIGR00530; transmembrane_helix_parts=Inside_1_4,TMhelix_5_27,Outside_28_41,TMhelix_42_64,Inside_65_252), with protein MSKLFGYILSPIFYIFFGLTLCIFHPIQWICFKLFGYKAHKVSVDILNFFLTYCQIFLFNSISFKNEYDLPTDRPIIFAANHQSMYDIPSLIWFLRKHSAKFISKIELTKGIPSISINLRLGGGANINRKDNKQAISEIIKLGRRMKENNWSTVIFPEGTRAKDGQLKTFQFGGIATILKVVPNALVVPVAIENSWKIVRFGMFPLTTGNALKWTILKPIEPGVKTPNDITLEVENEIRKVLGQPMAQAATL; from the coding sequence ATGAGCAAGCTTTTCGGATATATTTTAAGCCCTATTTTTTATATTTTCTTTGGATTAACACTTTGTATCTTCCACCCTATACAATGGATTTGCTTTAAGCTTTTTGGTTATAAAGCGCATAAAGTTTCAGTAGATATCCTTAACTTTTTCTTAACCTACTGCCAGATCTTTCTATTCAATTCAATCAGTTTTAAGAATGAATACGATTTACCGACAGATAGACCAATTATTTTTGCAGCGAACCACCAGAGTATGTACGACATCCCTTCGTTAATTTGGTTCTTAAGAAAACACAGCGCAAAATTTATCTCTAAAATTGAACTTACCAAGGGTATTCCATCCATATCCATTAACCTTCGTTTAGGCGGCGGGGCAAACATTAACCGAAAAGATAACAAACAGGCCATTTCCGAAATCATCAAACTTGGCCGTAGAATGAAAGAAAACAACTGGAGCACTGTTATTTTCCCGGAGGGAACCAGAGCGAAAGATGGGCAGTTGAAAACATTCCAATTTGGAGGTATTGCTACCATATTAAAAGTAGTACCCAATGCTTTGGTCGTTCCTGTGGCCATAGAAAATTCGTGGAAAATTGTTCGCTTTGGCATGTTTCCATTAACCACTGGCAATGCGCTAAAATGGACGATTTTAAAACCGATTGAACCGGGCGTGAAAACGCCAAATGATATCACGCTTGAAGTAGAAAATGAAATCAGGAAAGTTTTAGGTCAACCAATGGCACAGGCTGCTACTTTATAA
- a CDS encoding two-component system LytT family response regulator (product_source=KO:K02477; cath_funfam=3.40.50.2300; cog=COG3279; ko=KO:K02477; pfam=PF00072,PF04397; smart=SM00448,SM00850; superfamily=52172) has translation MNLNCIVVDDEPLALDILQDYISKVPFLTMVKRCENPIEALQIVQGGGIDLVFLDIQMPELTGIQFLKIAGNKCHYILTTAYPQYALESYDLNVSDYLLKPIAFDRFYKAVEKVHNQVKPVEAPASVAQPIVTPAPFSGSANPVQDYIFVKTEHKIQKIYLHNILFIEGLKDYISIFTKDERVITLQSMKKMEEALPQGQFIRVHKSYIVAVDKIESIERSRITINQKIIPVGDTYRDEFFRVIGNKNI, from the coding sequence ATGAACTTAAACTGTATTGTTGTTGATGATGAGCCTTTAGCGCTTGATATTTTACAGGATTATATTTCGAAAGTGCCTTTTTTAACTATGGTTAAAAGATGCGAAAACCCTATTGAAGCTTTGCAGATTGTTCAGGGCGGAGGGATTGATCTTGTGTTTTTAGATATTCAGATGCCTGAGCTGACCGGAATCCAGTTTTTAAAAATTGCTGGCAATAAATGCCACTATATATTAACTACCGCTTATCCACAATATGCTTTAGAAAGTTACGACCTAAATGTTTCTGATTACCTGTTAAAGCCAATTGCATTCGACCGTTTTTATAAAGCGGTAGAAAAAGTACATAATCAGGTAAAACCAGTTGAAGCCCCGGCAAGTGTAGCACAGCCCATCGTTACACCTGCACCGTTTTCTGGTTCAGCAAATCCTGTTCAGGATTATATTTTCGTTAAAACAGAACATAAGATTCAAAAAATCTATCTGCACAATATTTTATTCATCGAAGGATTAAAAGATTACATTTCGATATTTACGAAAGATGAGCGTGTAATTACGCTACAGAGTATGAAGAAGATGGAAGAAGCTTTACCTCAAGGTCAGTTTATCAGGGTACACAAATCTTATATTGTAGCTGTTGATAAAATTGAAAGTATCGAGCGTAGCCGCATTACTATTAATCAAAAGATTATCCCTGTTGGCGATACTTACCGCGATGAATTTTTCAGGGTGATCGGAAATAAGAATATTTAG
- a CDS encoding two-component system LytT family sensor kinase (product_source=KO:K02478; cath_funfam=3.30.565.10; cog=COG3920; ko=KO:K02478; pfam=PF06580; superfamily=55874; transmembrane_helix_parts=Inside_1_6,TMhelix_7_29,Outside_30_38,TMhelix_39_61,Inside_62_72,TMhelix_73_95,Outside_96_117,TMhelix_118_140,Inside_141_344), producing MKQSKGPIILHSLYWAVISFMIILGFFISPERGSVKHYMISLVLFGIINVSLFYINYLILIPQLIKKKKRYFLYILSFILLLGASALIKTVVAVLNPKDVLEYVEAGQGKKTMQSDYYFCVQLFLCGFFLVSSCLIKFAADWFSSERIQRNLESERREMELQFLKSQLNPHFLFNSLNNIYSLAYQKSDKTADAIMKLSEIMRYMIYESNTPTVALSKEVDYLTSYIELQKIRFKDGAYIELTLNGEIDNQKIVPLMLISFVENAFKHGVVTDPAEPVKINIIANQKILHFSVVNKKNQQNKDAQGGVGLTNVERRLQLVYPDRYKLNVVNSATHYTCELMIDI from the coding sequence ATGAAACAGAGTAAAGGGCCCATCATATTACACAGCTTATACTGGGCGGTGATATCTTTTATGATCATATTAGGTTTTTTCATTAGCCCTGAAAGGGGAAGTGTTAAACATTATATGATATCTCTGGTATTGTTTGGAATAATCAATGTTTCTCTGTTTTATATTAATTACCTGATCTTAATACCGCAGTTGATTAAAAAAAAGAAAAGGTACTTTTTGTATATTCTTTCTTTTATCTTATTATTAGGTGCGAGTGCATTGATTAAAACAGTTGTTGCGGTTTTGAATCCAAAAGATGTACTGGAATACGTGGAAGCGGGGCAAGGAAAAAAAACAATGCAATCAGATTATTATTTCTGTGTTCAGTTGTTTTTGTGCGGCTTCTTTTTAGTGTCCAGTTGTTTGATCAAGTTTGCTGCCGATTGGTTCTCGAGCGAAAGGATCCAACGTAACCTGGAAAGTGAACGCCGCGAAATGGAACTCCAGTTTTTAAAATCGCAGCTCAACCCACATTTTCTTTTCAATTCGCTAAACAATATTTATTCGCTGGCCTATCAAAAATCGGATAAAACAGCCGATGCCATTATGAAGCTTTCGGAGATTATGCGCTACATGATTTATGAGAGCAATACACCAACAGTAGCGCTAAGCAAGGAAGTAGACTATTTAACCAGTTATATCGAACTACAAAAAATAAGGTTTAAAGATGGTGCCTACATAGAGCTTACCTTGAACGGCGAAATTGACAATCAAAAAATTGTTCCTTTAATGTTGATTTCGTTTGTAGAAAATGCATTTAAACATGGTGTAGTAACCGATCCGGCAGAACCGGTAAAAATTAATATCATTGCCAACCAGAAAATTTTGCATTTTAGCGTAGTTAATAAAAAGAACCAACAGAATAAAGATGCACAGGGAGGAGTTGGTTTAACCAATGTAGAACGACGGTTACAATTGGTTTACCCTGATAGATATAAATTAAATGTTGTAAATTCGGCTACTCATTATACCTGTGAACTGATGATTGACATATAA
- a CDS encoding hypothetical protein (product_source=Hypo-rule applied; transmembrane_helix_parts=Inside_1_32,TMhelix_33_55,Outside_56_85) gives MKTSSAINLKNQTVITDGIFTTAQIKLSIMKKLANTSPFLLLLLPVFMMIILTLTVNTNQNDAEIVVKPTKTSGSVVKQVTAIFK, from the coding sequence ATGAAAACATCATCAGCAATCAACTTAAAAAATCAAACAGTAATTACTGATGGTATTTTCACAACCGCTCAAATAAAACTATCGATCATGAAAAAGTTAGCAAACACATCGCCATTTTTACTTTTATTATTACCAGTATTTATGATGATTATTTTAACACTTACGGTTAACACCAATCAGAATGATGCAGAAATAGTTGTAAAACCTACAAAAACATCTGGTTCTGTTGTGAAACAGGTAACTGCTATTTTCAAATAG
- a CDS encoding ABC-type multidrug transport system ATPase subunit (product_source=COG1131; cath_funfam=3.40.50.300; cog=COG1131; ko=KO:K20459; pfam=PF00005; smart=SM00382; superfamily=52540), whose protein sequence is MGNYAIETVGLNFNFGNQVIVKDLSLQVPKGSIYGFLGPNGAGKTTTIKILLNLLKSPSDQVFIFGKEINSNRIATLKRIGALVEQPAIYGHLTGKENLVNRCILLGIKKTKADEMLSLVGLVEAANKKASKYSLGMKQRLGIAQALISDPELLLLDEPTNGLDPNGIIEVRNLMIDLATKHQKTILVSSHLLAEIERTATHVGIINKGQLLFQGTINELHLLSKPMLEIEVDNIESAGSFLAKSGYEIIAKTDRIITTPFTSPQKSGELNTLLIQNGFTVSSLYQQRKDLENLFLDITKTN, encoded by the coding sequence ATGGGTAATTACGCTATCGAAACTGTAGGTTTAAACTTTAACTTCGGCAACCAGGTTATTGTAAAAGATCTTTCATTACAAGTTCCAAAAGGCAGCATTTATGGTTTCTTAGGCCCAAACGGCGCTGGAAAAACAACCACCATAAAAATTTTGCTTAACCTGCTCAAATCGCCTTCTGATCAGGTTTTTATATTCGGTAAAGAAATAAACAGTAATCGCATTGCTACCCTTAAACGCATTGGCGCTTTAGTAGAACAGCCAGCCATTTATGGGCATTTAACAGGAAAAGAAAACCTCGTTAACCGCTGTATCCTTTTAGGCATAAAAAAAACGAAGGCTGATGAAATGCTGTCGCTGGTGGGTCTGGTAGAAGCAGCAAATAAAAAAGCCAGTAAATATTCATTAGGCATGAAACAACGGCTAGGCATTGCTCAGGCACTAATTTCAGACCCAGAATTATTATTACTGGATGAGCCTACAAATGGTTTAGATCCAAATGGCATTATTGAGGTCCGGAACCTTATGATCGATTTAGCCACAAAACACCAAAAAACAATATTGGTTTCAAGCCACTTATTGGCAGAAATAGAAAGAACAGCAACCCATGTTGGCATTATCAACAAAGGTCAGTTATTATTTCAGGGCACAATTAACGAACTTCATTTACTGAGCAAACCTATGCTCGAAATTGAAGTCGACAATATCGAAAGTGCAGGTTCCTTTTTAGCAAAGTCGGGTTATGAAATTATAGCAAAAACAGATAGGATAATTACTACACCATTTACTTCCCCACAAAAAAGTGGAGAACTAAATACATTACTTATCCAAAATGGTTTTACAGTGAGCAGTCTTTATCAGCAACGAAAAGATCTCGAAAATTTATTCCTTGATATTACCAAAACAAACTAA
- a CDS encoding hypothetical protein (product_source=COG4200; cog=COG4200; ko=KO:K20461; pfam=PF12730; superfamily=81483; transmembrane_helix_parts=Inside_1_18,TMhelix_19_41,Outside_42_55,TMhelix_56_78,Inside_79_111,TMhelix_112_134,Outside_135_153,TMhelix_154_176,Inside_177_188,TMhelix_189_211,Outside_212_240,TMhelix_241_260,Inside_261_265) has protein sequence MHALYISLVSEFYKSRKTLAFWAAILLPVIICGLISFGFYSDAEKIIANHYPPMILWAHYSGAALGVMGFLIMPFYVIFMAFSVNNIEHKNDTWKMLFAQPLNKFSIYAAKYLYAVLLVFICLFLFATLTYAFGHLLQVLVPKFNFNQYNPLNILVNSYAKLFLSSLGILSLQFILSLLWSDFLKPMGIGFVGTIMGIITANVGWKYAYLIPYSLPALSLKMTRVKKGLGPLDFPVFTQEIWTSLIYASILFVIGYFIVTKKSIK, from the coding sequence ATGCACGCTCTTTATATTTCTTTAGTATCAGAATTTTATAAATCCAGAAAAACCTTAGCTTTCTGGGCGGCTATATTATTACCAGTCATTATATGCGGGTTAATCAGCTTTGGTTTTTATTCCGATGCTGAGAAAATCATCGCCAACCATTATCCTCCAATGATATTATGGGCACATTACAGCGGTGCAGCGCTCGGCGTAATGGGATTCTTAATAATGCCCTTCTATGTAATATTCATGGCCTTTTCAGTCAATAATATCGAACATAAAAACGATACCTGGAAAATGTTATTTGCTCAGCCCTTAAATAAATTTTCGATTTATGCGGCAAAATACCTATATGCTGTATTGTTAGTATTTATCTGCTTATTCTTATTTGCCACACTTACCTATGCCTTTGGCCACTTATTACAGGTATTGGTGCCTAAGTTTAATTTTAATCAATACAATCCTTTAAATATTCTGGTTAACTCTTACGCCAAATTATTTTTATCATCTTTAGGCATTTTATCGTTACAGTTCATATTAAGCTTGCTATGGAGCGATTTCCTTAAACCAATGGGAATTGGTTTTGTTGGCACCATTATGGGCATCATTACTGCAAATGTAGGTTGGAAATACGCTTACCTGATCCCTTATTCATTACCAGCTTTGTCTTTAAAGATGACCAGGGTAAAAAAAGGCCTTGGTCCATTAGATTTTCCGGTTTTTACGCAGGAAATATGGACAAGTTTGATCTATGCTTCCATTCTTTTTGTTATCGGCTATTTCATTGTCACGAAAAAGAGTATAAAATAG
- a CDS encoding DNA-binding CsgD family transcriptional regulator (product_source=COG2771; cath_funfam=1.10.10.10; cog=COG2771; pfam=PF00196; smart=SM00421; superfamily=46894) encodes MINNILLQENHSSISEREVEIVHLLSMGYNSKEIGEMLFISEHTVNTHRRNMVRKLDLKNSYQLIVWAFKERILSL; translated from the coding sequence ATGATAAACAATATCCTACTACAGGAAAATCACAGTTCGATCAGCGAAAGGGAAGTTGAAATTGTACACTTGTTATCGATGGGTTACAACAGTAAAGAAATTGGTGAAATGCTTTTCATCAGCGAGCATACGGTTAATACGCACCGAAGAAATATGGTAAGAAAACTTGATCTGAAAAATTCTTATCAATTAATAGTTTGGGCATTTAAAGAAAGAATATTATCCCTTTAA